One Pseudomonas fluorescens genomic region harbors:
- the glmS gene encoding glutamine--fructose-6-phosphate transaminase (isomerizing), translated as MCGIVGAVAERNITAILLEGLKRLEYRGYDSAGVAVYTNDETLERMRRPGKVSELEAALAEHPLAGRLGIAHTRWATHGAPCERNAHPHFSGDIAVVHNGIIENHEALREQLKALGYVFTSDTDTEVIAHLLTEKLKEQPDLTVALKATVKELHGAYGLAVINTRQPDRLVAARSGSPLVIGLGLGENFLASDQLALRQVTDRFMYLEEGDIAEIRRDDVQIWDVDGKSVERQTVQYTDGAEAADKGEFRHYMLKEIHEQPAVVQRTLEGRLSNDQVLVQAFGPQAAELFAKVRNVQIVACGTSYHAGMVARYWLEELAGIPCQVEVASEFRYRKVVVQPDTLFVTISQSGETADTLAALRNAKELGFLASLAICNVGISSLVRESDLTLLTQAGREIGVASTKAFTTQLVGLLLLTLSLGQVRGTLDKAVEATLVEELRRLPTRLGEALAMDSTVEKIAELFAEKNHTLFLGRGAQFPVAMEGALKLKEISYIHAEAYPAGELKHGPLALVDNDMPVVTVAPNNELLEKLKSNLQEVRARGGELIVFADEKAGMTNGEGTHVVHMPHIHDILSPILYTIPLQLLSYYVAVLKGTDVDQPRNLAKSVTVE; from the coding sequence ATGTGTGGAATTGTCGGCGCAGTGGCTGAACGTAACATCACCGCGATCCTGCTCGAGGGCCTCAAGCGCCTCGAATACCGTGGCTACGACAGCGCGGGTGTGGCGGTATACACCAACGACGAAACCCTCGAGCGCATGCGTCGCCCGGGTAAAGTCAGCGAGCTCGAAGCGGCGTTGGCCGAGCATCCACTGGCTGGCCGTCTCGGTATTGCCCACACCCGCTGGGCGACTCACGGCGCACCGTGCGAACGCAACGCGCACCCGCATTTCTCCGGCGACATCGCTGTGGTGCACAACGGCATCATCGAAAACCACGAAGCGCTGCGTGAGCAACTCAAAGCGTTGGGCTATGTATTTACCTCGGACACTGACACCGAAGTCATTGCGCACCTGCTCACTGAAAAGCTCAAGGAGCAACCTGACCTGACCGTTGCACTCAAGGCGACGGTCAAGGAGCTGCACGGGGCTTACGGTCTGGCGGTGATCAATACCCGGCAGCCGGATCGCCTGGTGGCCGCGCGCAGCGGCAGCCCGCTGGTGATCGGTTTGGGTCTGGGTGAGAACTTCCTGGCGTCCGACCAACTGGCGTTGCGTCAGGTCACTGACCGTTTCATGTACCTGGAAGAAGGCGATATCGCCGAAATTCGCCGCGACGACGTGCAGATCTGGGACGTCGATGGCAAATCCGTCGAGCGCCAGACCGTGCAATACACCGACGGCGCTGAAGCGGCCGATAAAGGTGAATTTCGCCACTACATGCTCAAGGAAATCCACGAGCAACCGGCCGTTGTGCAGCGCACCCTCGAAGGTCGCCTGAGCAATGATCAGGTGCTGGTTCAGGCGTTCGGCCCACAAGCGGCCGAGCTGTTCGCCAAAGTGCGCAACGTGCAGATCGTTGCCTGTGGCACCAGTTATCACGCCGGTATGGTCGCCCGTTACTGGCTCGAAGAGCTGGCCGGCATCCCGTGCCAGGTCGAGGTCGCCAGCGAATTCCGCTACCGCAAAGTAGTGGTGCAGCCAGACACGTTGTTCGTAACCATCTCGCAGTCCGGCGAAACCGCCGACACCTTGGCTGCCTTGCGCAACGCCAAGGAATTGGGCTTCCTCGCCAGCCTGGCGATCTGCAACGTCGGCATCAGCTCGCTGGTGCGTGAATCCGATCTGACCTTGCTGACCCAGGCCGGCCGCGAAATCGGCGTGGCCTCGACCAAAGCGTTCACCACGCAACTGGTTGGTCTGCTCCTGCTGACCCTGTCCCTGGGTCAAGTGCGCGGCACGCTGGACAAAGCTGTTGAAGCAACGCTGGTCGAAGAACTGCGTCGCCTGCCAACTCGCCTCGGCGAAGCGCTGGCCATGGACAGCACCGTGGAAAAAATCGCCGAGCTGTTCGCCGAGAAAAATCACACGCTGTTCCTCGGCCGTGGCGCGCAATTCCCGGTGGCCATGGAAGGAGCCTTGAAACTCAAGGAAATCTCCTACATCCACGCCGAAGCCTACCCGGCAGGCGAGCTCAAGCACGGTCCGTTGGCACTTGTGGATAACGACATGCCAGTGGTCACCGTTGCGCCAAACAACGAACTGCTGGAAAAGCTCAAATCCAACCTGCAGGAAGTCCGCGCCCGCGGCGGCGAGCTGATCGTGTTCGCCGATGAAAAAGCCGGGATGACCAACGGTGAAGGCACCCACGTGGTGCACATGCCGCACATCCACGACATCCTCTCGCCGATCCTCTACACAATCCCGCTGCAGTTACTGTCGTACTACGTCGCCGTGCTCAAGGGCACGGACGTGGATCAGCCGCGTAACCTCGCGAAATCGGTGACGGTGGAATAA
- a CDS encoding DeoR/GlpR family DNA-binding transcription regulator: MMSKRNTPQRRHNILALLNEQGEVSVDELAKRFETSEVTIRKDLAALESHGLLLRRYGGAITMPQELVAEAAQSVSRYKQAIARAAVKRIREHARIIIDSGSTTAAMIPELGQQPGLVVMTNSLHVANALSELEHEPVLLMTGGTWDPHSESFQGQVAEQVLRSYDFDQLFIGADGIDLVRGTTTFNELLGLSRVMADVAREVIVMVEADKIGRKIPNLELPWSSVHTLITDDRLPEDARDQIQARGINLICATVSQEK; the protein is encoded by the coding sequence ATCATGTCGAAGCGCAACACGCCACAACGTCGCCACAACATTCTCGCCTTGCTTAATGAGCAGGGAGAAGTGAGCGTCGATGAATTGGCCAAGCGCTTCGAAACCTCTGAAGTTACGATTCGCAAGGATCTGGCGGCGCTGGAAAGCCATGGTCTGCTGCTGCGCCGCTACGGTGGCGCAATCACCATGCCGCAGGAACTGGTCGCGGAAGCTGCGCAGAGCGTTTCCAGATACAAGCAGGCGATCGCCCGTGCCGCGGTGAAACGCATCCGCGAACACGCGCGCATCATCATCGACAGCGGCAGCACCACCGCCGCGATGATCCCTGAACTTGGCCAGCAGCCTGGTTTGGTAGTGATGACCAATTCATTGCATGTCGCCAATGCCTTGAGCGAGCTCGAACACGAGCCGGTGCTGTTGATGACCGGCGGCACTTGGGATCCGCATTCCGAATCCTTTCAAGGCCAGGTCGCCGAGCAGGTACTACGCTCCTACGACTTCGACCAGTTGTTCATCGGTGCCGACGGCATCGACCTCGTCCGCGGCACCACGACCTTCAATGAATTGCTCGGTTTGAGCCGGGTCATGGCTGACGTCGCGCGGGAAGTCATCGTCATGGTCGAAGCCGACAAGATCGGCCGCAAGATCCCCAATCTGGAGCTGCCGTGGAGCAGCGTCCATACCCTAATTACCGATGATCGCTTGCCTGAAGATGCACGTGATCAGATTCAGGCGCGCGGTATCAATTTGATCTGCGCGACTGTCAGCCAGGAGAAATAA